The Triticum aestivum cultivar Chinese Spring unplaced genomic scaffold, IWGSC CS RefSeq v2.1 scaffold46094, whole genome shotgun sequence genome segment TTTTACTTTTCAGTCGGTGCTCAAGAGCATAACATCACCGAAGATGAACTGCATCAAGGAATCATCCTTGTCCAGGTCGACTCTAGTGTACCAGTCGTCATATGAAGGGGGCTGCATCCATGAATTATCCTCTTCCGCAAGGGCTGCGGTGTACCAAGCGTTGACAGAGTTCTCCTCATCCGCGCTGGCGCCGGCGTACACAGGCTGCATCCCTTCGTTGTCTTTGTTGGCACCACCGGCGAGAAACTCCATATTTCCTGTGCTCGTGCTACCACGGTCGGCGAGGAACGGCTTCTTTCCCTTCCCCGCATGAACACTATTGAACTCGGACTCGACATGTATGTGATCCTTGTCTGTGCCAACGCCACAGAGCACGGACTCCATCTGCTCCTTGCCCGCGTAGGCAACATCAGACTCGACCAGTATGGGATCGTTGTGCGTGCCGATGCCACGGAGCACAGACTGTATCAGATACTTGTCTGATTCTATGCCACCAAGCACATAATGCTTGGGATCCTTGTGTGAATCGGCCCCGTCAGACACGTGCTCCATCAAATCCTTGTCCGTGTCGACGCCGCCGGGCACAGACTGCATTGGATCCTCATATGTGTCGGCATCACTGGATAAATCGATCAACGGAGCCACGGTGTTCTTTTTGAAGACTCGACACAATGCATAGGCGTCCTGAACA includes the following:
- the LOC123176860 gene encoding NAC domain-containing protein 92-like, whose product is MSDIAPVQPLALGLLQPEPGFRFHPTGQELVTYDLLRKVHGHHAFIPEVHVYKHEPWELPDKSFSPSTHDAGAKVEWYFFAVRARKYPNGLRMGRATVAGFWKSTGKDRPVMHNGVIVGMKKTLVFHTGRAPGGTRTDWVMHEYRLQGQRNHHIQDAYALCRVFKKNTVAPLIDLSSDADTYEDPMQSVPGGVDTDKDLMEHVSDGADSHKDPKHYVLGGIESDKYLIQSVLRGIGTHNDPILVESDVAYAGKEQMESVLCGVGTDKDHIHVESEFNSVHAGKGKKPFLADRGSTSTGNMEFLAGGANKDNEGMQPVYAGASADEENSVNAWYTAALAEEDNSWMQPPSYDDWYTRVDLDKDDSLMQFIFGDVMLLSTD